One window from the genome of Bacillus carboniphilus encodes:
- the thiE gene encoding thiamine phosphate synthase, whose protein sequence is MPRISQQNMRRLLKLYFIMGSTNCMKNPEEVLTDSIKGGVTLFQLREKGNGAFTGEEKFEFAKKLQQICKSYDIPFIVNDDVELAIALNADGVHIGQEDEDAGSVRQKIGDKILGISAHNVVEAKRAIEQGADYIGVGPMFPTKTKKDTRKVKGPSIFYELLKEEIDIPMVGIGGITSENAQEVLAAGADGIAVISTISQAESPLLVSRKLALI, encoded by the coding sequence ATGCCAAGGATTTCACAACAGAATATGCGTAGACTTTTGAAGCTATATTTTATTATGGGGAGTACTAACTGTATGAAGAATCCAGAAGAAGTTCTGACAGATTCCATTAAAGGTGGCGTCACCTTGTTTCAATTGCGGGAGAAGGGAAACGGTGCTTTTACAGGTGAAGAGAAGTTCGAATTTGCAAAAAAACTTCAACAAATTTGTAAGAGCTACGATATTCCGTTTATCGTAAATGATGATGTCGAACTTGCGATTGCACTCAATGCGGACGGGGTTCACATTGGTCAGGAAGATGAGGATGCTGGGTCTGTTCGCCAAAAAATAGGAGACAAAATTCTTGGCATATCTGCTCATAACGTTGTAGAAGCAAAGCGAGCTATTGAACAAGGGGCTGACTACATTGGCGTAGGACCGATGTTTCCAACAAAGACTAAAAAAGACACAAGGAAGGTCAAAGGCCCCTCTATATTTTACGAGCTCCTTAAGGAAGAAATTGATATTCCAATGGTTGGAATTGGTGGAATCACATCCGAAAATGCTCAAGAGGTGTTAGCAGCAGGGGCTGACGGAATCGCTGTAATATCAACGATTAGTCAAGCTGAATCTCCACTTTTGGTCTCGCGAAAATTAGCGTTGATTTGA
- the thiD gene encoding bifunctional hydroxymethylpyrimidine kinase/phosphomethylpyrimidine kinase, producing MEKVFKALTIAGSDSGGGAGIQADLKTFQELGVYGMSAITAVTAQNTLGVQGVYPLTVEAVREQIQSIGDDMGTDAVKTGMLFSSELIKAVAEQIQKFEIANLVVDPVMIAKGGAPLLKTEAISALITYLIPLATVVTPNIPEAETLTGLKIDNLEDRKKAAKQIKDLGAKFVIIKGGHGEENESMDLLYDGEEYTQFVSKRVETKHTHGTGCTFAAAITAELAKGHDIREAVQTAKSFIEAAIINQLGIGNGHGPTNHWAYQLKKAMMTDGR from the coding sequence ATGGAGAAGGTCTTTAAAGCTTTAACCATAGCAGGCTCTGATAGTGGAGGAGGTGCAGGAATTCAGGCTGACTTAAAAACATTTCAAGAACTAGGTGTTTATGGAATGTCTGCCATAACAGCAGTGACTGCACAGAATACACTAGGTGTTCAAGGTGTGTACCCACTAACGGTCGAAGCAGTAAGAGAGCAAATACAATCGATTGGTGATGATATGGGTACCGATGCCGTAAAAACAGGTATGTTGTTTAGCTCTGAATTGATAAAAGCTGTGGCTGAACAGATACAGAAATTTGAGATTGCTAACCTTGTGGTAGACCCAGTTATGATTGCTAAAGGAGGTGCGCCACTTCTGAAAACTGAAGCAATCAGTGCGCTCATCACCTATTTAATCCCACTGGCTACCGTTGTAACACCAAACATTCCAGAGGCGGAGACATTAACTGGTTTAAAGATTGACAATCTTGAGGATCGAAAAAAAGCCGCAAAGCAAATAAAGGATTTAGGTGCTAAGTTTGTCATCATCAAAGGTGGACATGGTGAAGAGAATGAATCAATGGACCTTTTATATGATGGGGAAGAGTACACTCAGTTCGTAAGCAAACGAGTCGAAACGAAGCATACGCACGGTACTGGCTGTACTTTTGCAGCAGCGATAACAGCTGAGTTAGCAAAGGGGCATGACATTAGAGAGGCTGTACAAACGGCCAAGTCCTTTATTGAGGCAGCGATTATAAATCAACTAGGTATTGGCAATGGGCATGGACCAACCAATCATTGGGCTTATCAATTGAAAAAAGCAATGATGACCGATGGGCGGTGA
- the thiM gene encoding hydroxyethylthiazole kinase encodes MNRNDIITLLDRVRQSNPLIHNITNDVVMNFTANGLLALGASPVMALAKEEVADIARMADALVLNMGTLNQEKIESMILAGRSANANGVPVVLDPVGVGATRFRTEAAKKIAKEVRLSAIRGNAAEIANLLGEHWSIRGVDAGKGNGDIMALAKKAAEKWGGVVIVTGEEDIITNGEQSFLIRNGHRILTKVTGTGCLLSSVIGAFIAVEREVLLAGAAALVTYGVAANIAAEKTTNEGPASFQVEFINQLSKVTTEQVEKNASIEKI; translated from the coding sequence ATGAATCGGAATGATATCATTACTTTGCTGGATCGGGTTAGGCAATCCAATCCTCTTATCCATAATATAACCAATGATGTTGTGATGAATTTTACTGCAAATGGCTTGCTTGCCTTAGGTGCCTCACCCGTTATGGCTCTAGCAAAGGAGGAAGTAGCCGATATAGCCAGAATGGCAGATGCACTCGTTTTAAATATGGGGACATTGAATCAAGAGAAAATCGAGTCGATGATCCTAGCCGGTAGATCAGCAAACGCCAATGGTGTTCCGGTTGTATTAGATCCTGTCGGAGTTGGAGCTACAAGATTTCGAACGGAAGCTGCTAAAAAAATCGCCAAGGAGGTCCGGTTATCGGCTATAAGAGGAAATGCTGCAGAAATAGCCAATCTTTTAGGGGAGCACTGGAGTATTCGAGGTGTCGATGCAGGTAAAGGAAATGGCGATATCATGGCCCTTGCGAAAAAAGCGGCAGAGAAATGGGGGGGCGTCGTTATCGTTACGGGGGAAGAAGATATCATCACAAACGGAGAACAGTCATTTCTCATAAGAAATGGACATCGTATTTTAACCAAGGTGACAGGAACGGGTTGCCTTCTGTCTTCTGTAATCGGCGCTTTTATTGCAGTTGAAAGGGAGGTACTGCTAGCTGGAGCAGCAGCTCTTGTTACCTATGGGGTAGCGGCGAATATAGCAGCAGAGAAAACAACAAACGAAGGACCTGCTAGTTTTCAAGTTGAATTTATAAATCAATTATCAAAAGTAACAACAGAACAAGTTGAAAAAAATGCTTCAATTGAAAAGATATAA
- a CDS encoding SDR family oxidoreductase, translating to MRKFEKKVVLVTGASRGIGASIAKAFAQEGATVIVNYKQNHKAAESIVSSCVELGGDAWAIQADVTSEVAVCDMVKEVTLEAGTIDIVVNNAFRPYVFNPEKRKFAWQVSWEDYQDQLEGALRSAYLVNNAVIPIMKKQCEGSIIHIVTNLIERPLVAYHEYTTAKSALVGYSRNLATELGPFGVRVNCVAPGLVYPTSSSSETKEDLKELIISQTPLRRIASPDDIAGPVLFLASDWSGFVTGQTLFVDGGLVMR from the coding sequence ATGCGAAAGTTTGAAAAAAAAGTCGTTCTCGTTACTGGGGCTAGTCGAGGAATAGGTGCATCCATTGCCAAGGCGTTTGCACAAGAAGGGGCAACGGTCATTGTGAACTATAAACAAAATCATAAAGCTGCTGAAAGCATCGTCTCTTCTTGCGTTGAGCTGGGCGGTGATGCATGGGCTATTCAAGCAGATGTTACATCAGAAGTGGCAGTCTGTGACATGGTAAAAGAGGTTACTCTAGAAGCAGGGACTATTGATATTGTCGTAAACAATGCCTTTAGGCCATATGTATTTAATCCTGAAAAACGAAAATTTGCATGGCAGGTAAGTTGGGAGGATTACCAGGATCAATTGGAAGGTGCTCTCCGCTCAGCCTACCTTGTGAACAACGCTGTCATTCCAATTATGAAAAAGCAATGTGAGGGAAGTATTATTCATATTGTTACCAATTTAATAGAGCGTCCTCTTGTGGCTTATCACGAGTACACAACAGCAAAGTCCGCATTAGTGGGCTACAGTCGAAACTTAGCGACTGAGCTTGGACCATTTGGCGTGAGAGTCAATTGTGTAGCCCCAGGCTTAGTTTATCCAACTTCTTCAAGTAGTGAAACGAAAGAAGATTTGAAAGAACTGATTATCTCACAAACACCACTAAGAAGGATTGCGTCACCGGATGACATAGCTGGCCCTGTCTTGTTTTTGGCATCTGACTGGAGTGGATTTGTAACAGGGCAGACACTTTTCGTCGATGGTGGTCTTGTGATGCGATAA
- a CDS encoding ABC transporter substrate-binding protein: MKKRLLHTALIAILLWVSGCTAKTDIKTEEEAKRIRVASWSQPITEQTNLLIDEEKGFFKDKGLKLEFIPGAGGGDAIRNILSGQADIAFTDPGSLFFALNQGEKLRVIYNIYPQNVFNVVSLKEKNITKPEDLKGKTIGVYSLSSGTRQNLLLLLHQAGLSEKDVKIVETGLLNFAPLIQGQVDATAATDTGLVTAKEKGLGQVNVMEVKDYLNIPSDVFVVTEETFQTKKQLLSDFLEAYRNSAEWMIDQPEEAAALAVEYAIDGKDEAHNLEIIKLRNLASMSEETKVDGLGTINVELLQQGADAYKKLGLIENELDLSSVVSESLNQEK; the protein is encoded by the coding sequence ATGAAAAAAAGGCTATTACATACTGCTTTAATAGCTATTCTTTTATGGGTTTCTGGTTGCACTGCGAAAACTGATATTAAAACGGAGGAAGAAGCTAAGAGGATTCGTGTAGCCAGCTGGAGTCAGCCAATAACGGAACAAACGAATTTATTGATAGATGAAGAGAAGGGGTTTTTTAAGGACAAAGGTTTAAAGCTGGAATTTATTCCGGGTGCTGGTGGAGGCGATGCGATTAGAAATATCCTTTCTGGTCAAGCAGACATCGCTTTTACAGATCCAGGCTCTCTCTTTTTTGCTTTAAATCAAGGGGAGAAGCTTAGAGTGATTTATAACATCTACCCCCAAAATGTGTTTAATGTCGTTTCCTTAAAAGAAAAAAATATAACAAAACCAGAGGACTTAAAAGGGAAAACAATTGGTGTATATAGTCTTTCCAGTGGGACGAGGCAAAACTTACTCTTGCTTTTACATCAGGCTGGTCTTTCAGAGAAAGATGTCAAGATTGTTGAAACAGGATTGCTGAATTTCGCCCCTTTAATTCAAGGTCAAGTCGATGCTACAGCAGCGACCGATACAGGTCTCGTTACGGCCAAGGAAAAAGGACTTGGCCAAGTAAATGTAATGGAAGTAAAAGATTACTTGAATATTCCGAGTGATGTATTCGTTGTGACCGAGGAAACGTTTCAAACTAAAAAACAATTACTCTCAGACTTTTTAGAAGCGTATCGAAACAGTGCTGAATGGATGATTGATCAGCCTGAGGAAGCAGCAGCACTGGCTGTGGAGTATGCAATTGATGGTAAGGATGAAGCACACAACTTAGAAATCATAAAATTAAGAAACCTTGCAAGTATGTCAGAAGAAACAAAAGTGGATGGTTTAGGAACTATTAACGTGGAATTGCTTCAACAAGGGGCCGATGCTTATAAGAAGTTAGGTTTGATTGAAAATGAGCTAGACCTATCTAGTGTTGTTTCCGAAAGTTTAAACCAAGAAAAGTAA
- a CDS encoding ABC transporter permease, whose protein sequence is MNKMPFYSIALFALLVVVWELVAKGMSELVLPTPSVILVTLWDGMKSGYYTPHILQTTAEILLGLLLGSLLGLLTGILLGEISFLRKLLLPYVIASQAVPKVALAPLFIIWFGFGMTSKVVITALICFFPLLENTITAIQYVDPKKQELFRVLGATRFQMLFKLKIPAGLPGIMAGFRVATVLAVVGAVVGEFLGGSKGLGALIVASQGMMDTPLMFSILILLTLIGTILYQSISLIERKLLKPYLKEKNK, encoded by the coding sequence ATGAATAAAATGCCGTTTTACTCCATTGCCTTGTTTGCACTCCTTGTGGTGGTGTGGGAACTAGTAGCAAAAGGTATGTCCGAGCTGGTGTTACCAACTCCATCTGTTATTCTAGTTACTTTATGGGACGGAATGAAATCAGGATATTATACTCCTCATATTTTACAAACAACAGCCGAAATTTTACTAGGGTTATTACTAGGAAGCTTATTAGGCTTACTCACTGGTATTCTCTTAGGTGAGATCTCGTTTCTTAGAAAATTATTACTTCCCTATGTTATTGCTAGTCAAGCGGTACCGAAAGTGGCGTTAGCACCATTGTTCATTATATGGTTCGGATTTGGAATGACATCAAAGGTCGTAATTACAGCATTAATTTGCTTCTTTCCACTACTAGAAAATACAATAACAGCCATCCAATATGTCGATCCAAAGAAACAGGAGTTGTTTCGTGTTTTAGGTGCAACTAGATTCCAAATGCTATTTAAACTAAAGATACCAGCTGGTTTACCGGGGATTATGGCTGGATTTCGAGTGGCTACAGTGCTTGCGGTAGTAGGAGCTGTTGTTGGGGAATTCCTTGGTGGGAGCAAAGGCTTAGGTGCTCTTATTGTTGCTTCACAGGGAATGATGGATACTCCGCTTATGTTTTCTATACTAATCCTTTTAACGCTTATTGGAACCATTCTATATCAATCCATAAGTTTAATAGAGAGGAAACTTTTAAAACCATATTTAAAGGAGAAAAACAAATGA